The sequence below is a genomic window from Anopheles cruzii chromosome 3, idAnoCruzAS_RS32_06, whole genome shotgun sequence.
AAAGGGCATaattcattgttttatttcttctttccgCAGGCAGATATTGAACTAACTTAGTATTTCAGAAGACGAATTGATTTCAACACTACTTTCAACTGGTGCACCTCCCCGGACGGGCGGTTTTACTCCTGGGCCAATAACTACGAAGATAGGTTTTTGTTGACTATTCACAATACGCGGCGCAATACGGCACACCTGCGGAGCGGACAATGCAACCGGTGGTTGTTCAACAGCTCTTTTCAAGCTCAGACCATCGACGACGAGTTGGtcgttggttgttggttgggtCCCGCCCATTACGGTTCCGTGGGTTTGTGGGATGGTGTGATGTACCATTGAGTCGGCGACGTTCACTTCAGGCGTCACGGAGACAAGACGCACTGGTGCCGTAGACAATGCAACCGCTGGTTTCGGCGCAACTCTCACCGTGTTCTGGCCACCAACGATCAGTCTAACCTGTTTTTTGCCCGTTTCCAGCGTTCCAACGACAGTTTGTCCCTGCGACGTAACGGATTTAATTTCGGGTGGAATAATGCGCAACTGATTTGCAGATAATATAACCGCTGGTTTTTGATCATCTCTCTTCATGTTCGCGTTGCCCACGATCAGTCTAATCTGTTTCCCGCCGGCTTCCAACCTTTGAATGGTAGTTGGTGTGGTTGTTCTTACAGGCGACGCAGAGAGGCTCATTTCAGATGTTACAGGAATAAGACGCACCTGCGGCGCAGTGGTCAACACAATCGGTGGTTGTTGATCAACATTCTTCACGATCGCACCATCAATCATCAGATCATCCCTGTCGTCCAACGAcggcgtggtggtgtgttCCTGTGGCACGGTGAACCTTTTTTCTTCGGTGACGGAGCAATTGCAATGTGCTTGTTTCAATGCTTCAAGTTCGGTCTTGAGGCGTAAATTTTCTGCCTCAAGCTCAATATTGCGCTGATGTTGCTTTTCTTGACTCTCCTTCAAACGGATCCTGCAAGGAAACAACATTTAGAATAGAGTTTAATACCTACGTATGCTTCTCTTACCTGTACCGTTTGACCGCATCGTTACATCGTTCATGTTTCTCCCGATCCTCACTGCCCAACTCCACTTTGCTGGCGTTCTTCTTCCTACCTCTCTTCCTCAGTGTTGGAACCACTACCTGCGGCGAGTCTTGTGGTTTTTGCAGCGTTTGGTTCATAAGCAGAGGACCCCAACCGATTGGCTGTCCTAAGATAACTGAGGACCCGCTTTCTTGTGCCATAAGGGGGGGAATGATTAGCACGGGAAACGTAGCACAAGTTGCTACTGTTGCCGGGCAGActggagcaggagcaggagtaGGTTTCGGGAGAATGTTAACCACGCGATTCGTGGAAATGTTTTTGGCCTTAGCTAGCGCTCGGCTGCGTTTTCGCTGGGTTTTTTTGGTCGTGCACCGTTTATCGGTCTGTGTTTTCGTGTTGGCCGTTGCTTCGATGGTGGCGGGAAAAACATACGGAGTGTGAAGTATTTCTTCGTCTGAGCTACAGTTTGCTAGCGTGAACAAAGGCGACCTTTGTGGCGATGGAGTGCTGACGTAGGCTGGCGATGGAGTGCGGGCGTAGGCTGGCCATTCAACATCCTCTTCGAACATTTCATCAAAGGACGTCATGCTATCTAGATCCTCGAGTATCTCGATTTCTAAACCTTGGCTTATCACATGACTCGTGGCCACCGGGTGCTTGTCGATACTGCATTGCCTTTCCGATTGCGTCTTCGATATTACCTTATTCATGTTGTTTTAAACGGCGGCGAGAAACACAAATTAAGCAACAGAAATCTGTGAATGCGTAGATGGAGTAATGTTTTGGTCGAGCGTCGAGTGAAACAACAATGTTTACATGTCAACCCGAACCATGTTTACGACGCTAGGTTGTACGCTTAGCGCAGCAAGAGATTCCTAGTTTGTGTCCAGATACGGTCTGCTGGCCACGGTTTAATGTAATCATGTCTTTATTAAAGCTTCATCGGATTTCGAACCAGCTTCGGTTTCTTCTAGCGTTTTCTCGTTGCCTTCGTTTCCTTCATCATCGCTGTCCgtattttctgtttcttcggACGACTCTCTGCTGGGGAAGCTGCGATCACACTGTACGGTGGTGTCTGCCTCGAGGTACTTTTGCTGCGCTTCTAGAATTTCTTTACTATTTGCACATTCCGCGTACGCATCCAGTAGCTCTTGATTCAACTCCACAAATGCGTGCCCCCACGAGAATTTGTTGAGATACCATAATGCCTCCTTTTTGAAACCGGTGATATACATCGAAGCCGCAATCGCCTCAACGCACGACAACTTACACGGTTTCCCATAGTTGACTAAAACAGAAGGAAAGCCCACAGTAGGGGTTGACGTACATTCTACGACGATTAA
It includes:
- the LOC128272288 gene encoding uncharacterized protein LOC128272288; translated protein: MTSFDEMFEEDVEWPAYARTPSPAYVSTPSPQRSPLFTLANCSSDEEILHTPYVFPATIEATANTKTQTDKRCTTKKTQRKRSRALAKAKNISTNRVVNILPKPTPAPAPVCPATVATCATFPVLIIPPLMAQESGSSVILGQPIGWGPLLMNQTLQKPQDSPQVVVPTLRKRGRKKNASKVELGSEDREKHERCNDAVKRYRIRLKESQEKQHQRNIELEAENLRLKTELEALKQAHCNCSVTEEKRFTVPQEHTTTPSLDDRDDLMIDGAIVKNVDQQPPIVLTTAPQVRLIPVTSEMSLSASPVRTTTPTTIQRLEAGGKQIRLIVGNANMKRDDQKPAVILSANQLRIIPPEIKSVTSQGQTVVGTLETGKKQVRLIVGGQNTVRVAPKPAVALSTAPVRLVSVTPEVNVADSMVHHTIPQTHGTVMGGTQPTTNDQLVVDGLSLKRAVEQPPVALSAPQVCRIAPRIVNSQQKPIFVVIGPGVKPPVRGGAPVESSVEINSSSEILS